The window GGCAAAGTCCACTTCAAGGTTCTCAAATCGCCCTAGGTTATTTAGCGTTAGTTTTTTTATTTCCATTTTTATGTCCAAGATTTACGCTTTGCATCTGTAGGATTTATCGATAAAGGGTTAAGCATTATTGAGTCAGTATAGCAGTCAGTTGTCAACAATCGCTATAGGTAGCTGTATTTTGCCTAGCACTGTCATATAAAAGGCAAAGAAAAACCGCCAAGGTTACGCGTTACCCAAAGGGCACTAAGCGTGGCGGTTATGTTGAATCCAGTGTACGAGGTGTTGGCTCTTGTGTCAATATCTACGATTTTTGTCAAATAAATCTCGTCCATGATGATATCTTTTAATAAAGTGGAAAATTAGCTCAAAGGTGGCTTAAAGATAGTTTCTTAAGTGGTTAAAGTTGATAGCTTCTATTCCATGACCTGCTGCAAAGCCATACAAATCAAGATCAGCGGTTAATAATACACATTTATCCAAATGGCATATATCAAATAAGGCGGCATCGGACAAGCCCAGTTTAATAAAGGCAGGACTTATTATAATTTGCTTGGCGGGAAGATATTTTTCACCTGTTTGAACGATAAAACGACTTAAATAGCCAAACAGTAGCTGTCGCTTTGCACCGCTAACCCAGTCGAGCAAGTTAGCGGTTTCGGTCAATACTTGCGGGGTGGTAATAATAGATTTAAACCCCAGCAGGGTCTTATCCAATATCTTAGCATCAGCTGTTGTATATTCCTGTGTACGCTTATAACTCTCAACTTCACCATCACCCAGTTGGGCAACCAGATACATAGTCAATAGATTGGCATCAAGCAAGACGTGTTTGGATTTATCAATAGAATGATGAGTCACTGTTAGCCCACATCACGTATTAACATACCTTTAAAAATGGCATCTTCAGCACCAATGCGAAACGTTTTATATTCGCGTAAGGTTTCTTTTTCTATGTTGCTAGGCGCGAATGCACTGATTGCTGAATAAGGATTTGGCGCTGTTTCTGTGGTTTTTACTCGATAGGAGTCATAGCCTAAAGTGATTCGCCACTCTTTACTATCATCGTCAAACACAACCTCTTCCAAGCCTAAGTTTTTAATATCTTCGTCTTGATAGAAATCATTAGCCAGTTTACGTGCAAGTTTTACCGCTTCGGTCACTTCAATCATGTCATTTAATCCTTTTAGCCATTTGATTTATTCTAAACCATTTGAATAAATAATTTGTATCAATCAATCTTCAACCAAGACCCTTCGCTTACCCGTCAATAACTGCTG of the Psychrobacter sp. LV10R520-6 genome contains:
- a CDS encoding PIN domain-containing protein, translating into MTHHSIDKSKHVLLDANLLTMYLVAQLGDGEVESYKRTQEYTTADAKILDKTLLGFKSIITTPQVLTETANLLDWVSGAKRQLLFGYLSRFIVQTGEKYLPAKQIIISPAFIKLGLSDAALFDICHLDKCVLLTADLDLYGFAAGHGIEAINFNHLRNYL